The stretch of DNA GGTGAGATCTCCATGGCAGCCACCATGACCTCAGCTGTGGGGTCAagcctgctcccagcactgtgctgagcTGACTGACAGCTCTCCCTCCACAGCAGGAGATTGTGCCTCTTGCCCACTTGAGACAGCAAGCAGATGGTCAAATGTCTTAACATCCATCCATGCTATAGCTCGCTTCTCCCTGTGGGTCCCCCTTTCTAACCCAGTGCACAGAGTGCTCTCACAGTGTGCACCAGGACTGGTGGAACCCACGGTGATCAGAGGCTGGGAAATGTCCCAGGAACAGCCCATTGGCACATCTCattcctgctctgcacacagcaggaaaggcagaTTTCAGCaacctgccagggctgctgagctCCAAAGGTGCCAGGGGGAGGAGGTGTCACAGGCACAGCGCAAGGTGAGGCACTGCCAGCTGTCCCTGTGAGAAATGTGTCTGCTTGTGCCCAAACCAGCCCCTCTGCACCCCTGTTGTGAGGGCCCTCACTCTTCCCCAGACCTGGAGCTGGGCTTGTGAACCATAACGGGCAGGGATGTCAGACCTGCTCCcactcccagggctctgcaggaacAACCCAGACAATTTACCTTGCTCCCATCCTGCAACTTCGGCAGCTCCCCTCGGCCTCCGTGCAGAATCTTCTTTTTGACCCCTTCCACATTCAGCAGGTATGTTTCCTCCATGGCTGCTCACAGATCACACGCACCCAGCACACTCTGGCCCTTCTACAGCTCCATGTCTTCCTTAGGTGTCTCTTGACTATCTGGCCATACACATTGTCTTCCAGGGCTCCTGCtgaccttttcctttctgtgctggggcagagccttCTTCCCCTGCCCTTGGATTGTGAGAGGAGTGTCCCCTCCTAGCACACACTCACTGAAGCCCCCGTGTCCTCTGTTGCTTTCTGTAACCACCCTTCTAATCCTCTTCCCACCGTGTCAGGTTAATCTGGGATTTGCCTGAAGAGTCTATGGGGAATTATAGGAACTCCCTGATCAGGAGAGCCTCGTTCCTCCCACCGAGTGACAGCACTTTTGACCCAGCTCCATGAAGAGCACTTTGGGGAAGGAGCCCAGCAATGCCCCACTAAAGATGCCCAGGCATGgctccctgccaggggctgtgtggTTGGAAGACCACAAAGGAACAGACCAGAGTTGAACAGGAAACTTTATTGAGTTTGGTTTGCAGATATAAGCATTCCTCAAACACCAGGCCACAGCCCATCAAGTTCAAGAGTCAGTAAGATGCAGAACCCAGCACCATGCTGTCCCAGGGAGGCCAGTGCTGGCTATTTACAGTAAATCTGTTGTTTAGGCTGCTCTCACAGGCATAGTTCAATTCTTTAGCTCCAccagccaaacccagcacagtGGATGTGAAATCAGCTTTGGACATGGACCCTCTAccactgcccagcagcacaTGTGGCAGCAGAAGTGTGCAACTAAATCaccaaaaaatcaaatacttcaGTGTGGCAGCTGACCACCACTTCCAGCTCTACTCATGAAGACCCAGGCCCACTCCTCACTTCTCCATGAGGgactccagctgctcctgcagggatgccatctgggaagagagagggagacaTTACACAAGGCACATGTGGGaccccaggcagccctggcctTTTTGTGTTCTTGCACATCTTCCACCCACACCAGTGGCTGTGTGttgcctggagctgtgcttggGCTCCTCTGGGACAGAACTGGCACTGCCCACAGGGATCTGAGAGTGAGAACCTCCTGCCTTGGTACCTGGCTGGAACAGAGCTGCCCAGGCAGGACATCTGCCATAACCCTGCAGCCACTGCCTTCCTTGTACAGGTTTGTGTATGGTGTTTTACCCCAGGCAGCaatcctggcagctctgggctgctgacTGGACATGTTTTGGCTCCTCCAGAAAGAATGCTGCAGCCAACCCTACTCCTTGTATCTCCTTCTGCCTTGGGAAGCTCCATTCAACTACAGATGAAGTACAACCCCACCTGACCTGTAGCACTGgagctcacagcagctgctgtggtaGAAGACTCCAGGAACTCTGTCAGGCCAAGCCTAGAACCGTGTTGTGCCCCAGTACCTCCCACTCCACTCCTCACCTGCTGCTTCTCCCgctcttcctgctgcttgaACTCGTCCAGCACGGCCTGGAGACGGGTCTGCAGATACAGACAGGGAGACCACAGTGAACAGTGTGTTCTCAACAGAATGGGTGCTGCTACAACGTGTCAACTGGTGCAGTGACAAGCACCCCCTTATCTCCTCCAGTGTCAAAAATTACTTTGCCTTCACAGGGAAATGCTGGAGTGTGTATGGCCACACCACAGCAATTTTAAACTCAGCAGGCAAAGGCTCCTGGCATCTCCAAATCAGCCTGCTGGATCTGATGGTGATCCAGTGTTAAGTAGGTTTGAAGAGATCCCAGGACAGCTCTCACCTTGAGGGCAAGGTTCTCCACTTTCATGATGAGATCTTCCTGGCGCTTCCTCCTGTCTTGAGTTTCCTGGAGTTTACTTTTCAGGTTGTCAATCTGCTTCTGGATGCCCATGGCTGGAAGGGAGAGTGAGCTcagacccagagcagcagcagagctcgGAGGCACAGCCTGCCGGGCATCCCAACAATTGTGCCATGCTCTGCTGGCCACTCACCGATCTGGTTGGACCCCtcattctcctgctgctgcccatcaGACTCATTCAGCTTGTCCTGCAGTTGTCTCTCCAAGTCTTCCTCGGTGTCCATGATGTTCAGGTCCTCATCATCATGATGATCCctctcatcttcatcctcactgctgctgctgatatCATTAAATATCTCCCGCAGTTCATCATGTTCTAGGTGGGGGTAAAAGAGTTAAAACACAGCTCATGACCTGTCAATGCCCTTTGCCTGCCAGGAACCACAACTAGAAATAAAACAGCCTTCCCCACTGCACCTGAGGAGCCATGGCCTTGCTTATGCCCTGACATCCCCGGGGAGGAGATGTCCAGGCTGGTGAGTGAACCATGGTTGTCCActtcttttgtttcatcttCAGCAATGACTTCCCAGCCTGACAGCAGGAACAGGTGagtcaaaggaaaaagaggaactTGGAAGATGCAGTTGTAATGGAAGATGACTGCCACTCCAAGTAGTCTGGCCTTGTACCTATGGATACCCAGGATGAAATATCCCAGACCTCTTCTCTGATGACTTCTCTACTATTTCAGTTCCTTCTCAGTACAACTGCACAGTCCACAAGAAGGTAACCTTGAGGAAACAGTAAGCTTTGAACAAGGCAAAGATGAAGCTCCAAAACTTCAGTGCCTCTTGTGTGTTTATCTCCCAGTGTTCCACATCCACACAAAGCTCAGCTTGTTCTTTCCAGAGCCCCCAGGTCCCACACAGGTCCTGTCCTGTCCTACTCTtgagctttttttcccactaaaagGATACGGACACTGACAGCCTCAGCATCAGTGCTCAGGAGACGCTTCACTTCTTTTTCCACATCAGGAGACTCGATATACTGggccagagagaggaaagagaacaGAGACACTCTTAAATGCCTGGTGCATGCTTCTGGTGCTGGCCAACTACAAGCCTCTCCCTCAAGGCTTTCTTATCTTCTGCTTTCAGCTCAGAATTTGCTCATATTTAACTGTGAAGTAATTTATGTGCCCTCCCCAAAAACAATCCATCTTTTTTGTACCTTGGTAGGTTGAGTGCCCTAACTTTTCTGCTTATACTACGTATTTTTTAAGACTTCCTGTGTTTATGCAAAAAGTCCTTGAGGTGTTGACGGTCAACTCAACCCAACTCAATTCAACTCAACTCAACTCCTTCCATCCTACTCAAAAGAAagcttcatttttcacttttaaattagTCAGGATTTTTACTGCAGTGATATCAAATCTCTCCTGTGGGCTACAAGAATGTCTCAAGTAATCTGTTTCCCAAATGTCATGCAAAATCACACTCAACCCTGTTCTCAGAAACTGCAAAGGAGAGAAGAACAAGTCTTCCCAGCCTCAGGGTGCTGCATCTCCCCAGCACCTTGCCTGGCTTGTGCATATGCACAGAGACAGTCTCTGTGCTCCATCTGTTGTCACTCCCCCGGCTGAAATGACAGTGGTACTATTTGGGGAAGGGAATGGGCCATGCATAAAGAGAAGATTTaagctgggaaagcaggaacGAGTGAAGCCTCATTTCCATGTGagtctttcttcctttcttctctatGAGCTGGAAGACATGTGGTGTGTCAAGGCAGCCACAGGAATGAGGTCCAGCAGTACTCTGCACAGAGGATTTTCCCCTCAGGAGTATAGAATACAGAGGAAGCACCCAAAGAAGTGTTTAAATCTACTATCCTACCATCATCCTCATCTCAGGCAAGGAAAAGTGAACAAATGTTACAAAAACACGTAACTTCCGGACAAATCACCATGACAGCTCTAATGTCTCTGCCCTCCTAGCCCGTGGGTATTTCATCTGCCTCTGGGTGAGAAGCAACTCACCTTCTTCTTAGCTGTCTTCCGGAATCGCCGCTTCCGTACATTTTTCAGGGGAAGAGTGACTGTGATAG from Parus major isolate Abel chromosome 4A, Parus_major1.1, whole genome shotgun sequence encodes:
- the TAF7L gene encoding transcription initiation factor TFIID subunit 7-like translates to MSKGKDDAPHELESQFVLRLPPEYASTVRRAVQSGNVNLKDRLTIELHADGRHGIVRVDRVPLAAKLVDLPCIIESLKTIDKKTFYKTADICQMLVCTVDGDLYPPLEEQTVTTDPKANKKKDKDREKKFIWNHGITLPLKNVRKRRFRKTAKKKYIESPDVEKEVKRLLSTDAEAVSVRWEVIAEDETKEVDNHGSLTSLDISSPGMSGHKQGHGSSEHDELREIFNDISSSSEDEDERDHHDDEDLNIMDTEEDLERQLQDKLNESDGQQQENEGSNQIAMGIQKQIDNLKSKLQETQDRRKRQEDLIMKVENLALKTRLQAVLDEFKQQEEREKQQMASLQEQLESLMEK